TACGCAGTAACTTAGTGCTCGAATTTTGGGGTAACTGGTCTAACAGTTGTAAGGAGTTATGCACGTAGCCTTCTCCAATGGTTTGCGCGGCTGCTAGTCCACCACTTTCCGTTACTAACTGAACAATTAGATTAAGATCACCGAGTTCGAGGTGGTCTTTTTTTAATAGGGCGGCTAATTCGGGACCACGGTCGCTAGCTAGCGTCTTAATAATCGGGAGGGTGTAGGTCCCCTCCTGCACGTCATTCAGGCGGGGTAACCCGGTTTTGGGATCCACCCGAAAATCAGTCAAGTCGTTCAAAATTTGAAAGGCAAAGCCGATTTGATTGCCCAATTCCTCGGCCGTTTGACAGGTCGCTTGATCAGCTCCAGCTAACCGGGCGCCCTGACCAAAGCTAATCCGAAACAGCTCGTTCGTTTTCCCCTGGACGGCACACAGGTAGTCGTCTTCCGTCCGGTGCAAGTTAAAGTTTAATTCCGTTTGTTGAATTTCGCCGGCTAGCACGGCCTTCATGGCGGTAACACAGTATTCCAAGTTGGCAAAATCAGTTGAATAGCTCAAGAGCAGTTCAAAGTACTTGGTAAAGAGGTAATCACCCAGATAAATGGCCGTTTGTTCCCCAAACTGGGAGTTCAGGGTCGGTTGTCCCCGGCGGATGGTGGCGTCGTCAATGACGTCATCGTGCACGAGGGAGGCCAAGTGAATGACTTCGACTGCGGCCGCTGCGTTGATTACCCGGTCACGGTTGGGAGTTTCTGGTCCCCAGGTGCTGGCCAGCAGGACAAAGGTAGCCCGTAACATTTTCCCACTGCCGGTAATTAATTTTTGTAGAGCGGCTTTTTGGGTGGGATTTTCGACGTTTAACTGGAGTAACCGTTGTTCCACAGCGTGTAAATCGGTTTGAAGTTGCGAGGGCAAA
This genomic stretch from Fructilactobacillus carniphilus harbors:
- a CDS encoding polyprenyl synthetase family protein, with amino-acid sequence MDKLTHVLPSQLQTDLHAVEQRLLQLNVENPTQKAALQKLITGSGKMLRATFVLLASTWGPETPNRDRVINAAAAVEVIHLASLVHDDVIDDATIRRGQPTLNSQFGEQTAIYLGDYLFTKYFELLLSYSTDFANLEYCVTAMKAVLAGEIQQTELNFNLHRTEDDYLCAVQGKTNELFRISFGQGARLAGADQATCQTAEELGNQIGFAFQILNDLTDFRVDPKTGLPRLNDVQEGTYTLPIIKTLASDRGPELAALLKKDHLELGDLNLIVQLVTESGGLAAAQTIGEGYVHNSLQLLDQLPQNSSTKLLRKLLHRVFATL